A DNA window from Solanum lycopersicum chromosome 3, SLM_r2.1 contains the following coding sequences:
- the LOC101243682 gene encoding dolichol-phosphate mannose synthase subunit 2-like, with the protein MGNKLNLNISPVDNGFRVVAKFKALFNAMISGLLVDRVGLVLKLNSLSLFKYYTFWVIILPILDSDHFVHKYFLPQEYAILIHAYVPVAVIYFLSICIAYVMLESKKKNHYREKGQKYPSTLVYYSTLPYPLK; encoded by the exons ATGGGGAACAAACTCAACTTGAATATTTCCCCTGTTGACAATGGATTCCGCGTCGTGGCAAAATTCAAGGCACTTTTCAATGCTATGATCAGTGGCTTG TTAGTTGACCGAGTTGGGCTagttttaaaattgaatagTTTATCCCTTTTCAAATATTATACCTTCTGGGTCATCATTCTGCCTATTCTTGACAGCGATCATTTTGTTCATAAGTATTTTCTACCTCAAGAATATGCAATTCTCATTCATGCATATGTTCCAGTGGCAGTCATCTACTTCTTGAGCATCTGTATTGCATACGTCATGCTCGAGTCCAAGAAGAAGAACCAttatagggaaaagggtcaaaaatacccctcaactttaGTTTATTATTCGACTTTACCCTATCcattaaaatga